The Erythrobacter litoralis HTCC2594 nucleotide sequence CATTTTCGGCAGCGCCTTCGGTGGCGGTGGACGCCAGCGCCAGCGGCGCGGGGCGGACTTGCGCTACGACATGCAAATTACCCTCGACGAGGCGTTCCATGGCAAGGACACGCAGATCGAAATCGAAGTCTCGGCCACCTGCGACACCTGCAGCGGTTCCGGCGCCGAACCCGGCACCGGCACGCGTGGCTGCAACCTGTGCAACGGCTATGGCAAGGTCCGCGCGCAGCAGGGCTTCTTCATGGTCGAGCGGCCGTGCCCCAACTGCCACGGACGCGGCGAAGTCCTCGAAGAAGCCTGCCATTCCTGTCGCGGCGAGGGCCGGGTCGACAAGGAGCAAGCGCTCAAGGTGGAAGTGCCGCCAGGCGTGGATACCGGCACGCGCATCCGCCTATCGGGCAAGGGCGAGGCCGGCCCGCGGGGTGCGCCTCCGGGCGATCTCTACATCTTCCTGCATGTGAAGCCGCACGAAGTCTTCGAACGCGATGGTACCTCGCTGGTGACGCGCGTTCCGGTCAGCTTCACCACGGCCGCGCTGGGTGGTTGCGTGACCATTCCCGACCTCGATGGCTCGACCAACGCAATCGATATTCCGGCCGGCATCCAGTCGGGCAAGCAGCTCCGCAAGCGCGGCGCGGGAATGCCCGTCTTGCAGGGACGGGGCAGGGGCGATCTTGTCGTCGAAGTGCTCGTGGAAACGCCGACCAGGCTCAGCAAGGACCAGAAGGCAATCCTCGAGCAATTCCGGGAGACCGAGACGGGCGATGAATGCCCGCAAAGCCGCGGCTTCTTTGACAAGATCAAGGAAGCCTTCGGCGCTTAGGCACTGCACGCTTTGGCAAATGCCCTCAAGGTGTTAGAGACGCCCCTTCGGATTTCACCGAGGGGATTGCCATGAAACTTGCCGCCACTTTCGCCAGCCTGTCGCTGCTCGCACTCGCTACTTCCGCCAGCGCACAGCGCAATTTTGACGATGTCGAAGTCACCTCGGAACAGATCGCGCCCGGCATTGCTGTGCTGTTCGGCGCGGGCGGCAATATCGGTGTCAGCTATGGCGAGGACGGTACGATCCTGATCGACGACCAGTTCGCCCCGCTGACGGCCAAGATCGAAACGGCCGTCGCAAACCTTGGCGCCAGCCCGGTGAAGTTCCTGATCAACACGCATTATCACGGCGATCACACCGGCGGGAACGAGAACTTCGGCAAGAAAGGCGCGCTGATCTTCGCGCAAAAGAACGTGCGGATGCGCCTGCGTGACGGGCGGGGCGAACCCAGTCCGATCGCACCCGCGCCGAAGGAAGCGCTGCCGGTGGTGACCTACGAGCAGGGCCTGACTCTCAACGTCAATGGCGACACGGTAGACGTGATGTTCCTCGGCGGCGGTCACACCGATGGCGACAGCGTAATCTTCTGGCACGAGGACAATGTCGTCCACATGGGCGACCTCTATTTCAAGATCCCGGGCTTCCCCTTCATCGACGTGCGTTCGGGTGGAAACGTGTTTAGCGCGATGAACTCCCTCGATACCGTCATCCGCATGATCGACGGCGAGACCAGGGTGATCCCCGGCCACGGCCCGATGTCCAACAAGGCCGAATTGGTCGCCTATCGGGCGATGATCGGCGATGCCGTGAGCCGTGTGCAGGAGCTCAAGGATGCGGGCAACTCCTTGGAGGATGCCGTGGCCGCAAAGCCGCTCGAAGGTTTCGACCGCGGCGAGGGTTTCATCGATGCCGATGGCTTTGTGACCGCAATTTATCGCAGCATGGAATGAAGCGGCGCTAGCCCAGCTTTTCGATCACTTCACCGCGCAGCCGATCAAGCAGGCTGCGCGCACAGCGACCGGCTTCGATTTCCGCGTCGAGGATCGCCAGGAAAGCTTCGCGCTTGAGCGATCTGCAGTCGTTCTCGTCGGGCGATGATTCGAGTGTCGAGCAGACCAGATCGATCATGCGCTCGGCCCCGTGGAGCCGGCCCCACAGGTAATCGTTCTCGCGATAATTGCGGCTGAAAAACGCGCCGAAATTGTAGAATTCTGTGCCGCGCAAGGTGTCGCGTGTTCCCCCTTCGCGGATGGAGCGCGCATCGTCCGGGCTGATCCGATCGACCTTGATCGGATCGAATTCGGTCAGTCCCTCGGCCCCCAGGAGCGGGAGCGTCGCGACGTCGTAGAAGGGGAAGCCAAGATAGGTCAGCAGCATCCGCCGCTTGAGGTTCTTGGGCATCACCTCGAGCGCAGCGGATAGCATTTCCTCGGCGCGATCGTCCACTTCGGGCAGCAGGTACCGCTCGGCAAAGGCGTCGATCACCGCGCCGGGATCGGCAAAGATATTGGCGGCAAGGAGACTGAAATCTCCGCCTAAATGCTCCGGCCCTTCGCGATCGAAATAGAGCGAGAGGATTTCGTAGATGGCCTCGCGCGCTTCATCCAGCGCGACATCGTCCAGCTCCGGATCGGCGTCCCAATCCCGCGACAGGCGGCGCGCGAGCAAGCGCAGGCGGCGAATGCGAAACCCGAGATCATGTGCGCGGAAGAAAGCAATGGCGTCGGCGCTGGCGCCGCCATTGTCGCCCGCCAGCGATCCGAGGCCCCGGCGTTCGAGTTCGGCCCGCAGCGCCCCTACGATCGGCAGCGCGTCGGGCAGCATCAGCTGCGGCGCGCAATCGTGAACCAGCTCGGCCAGGCGCTCGACGATACCGTTGAATTTGGCTTGGGCGTATGCCTGGAACGCGTAACCCGCGCGTTCCGCCGCCGCCTGCTGCGCCTTGTTGCGCCAGGCCACCAGTCGCTTCGGAGTGGGGCTATTGAGGAACAGCGTCCGCCCGAACAGCTTTTCGACCGCGGCCTCGATCTCGGGCCGCATACCCGCGACGATACGCCGCAGCCGCTCGGCTTCGCGCGACTGCGCTTCCAATTCTTCGAGATTGTCGCGGATCGGCTGCTCGCGCGGAATGGTTGATAGCGATCCCAGGATGGCGGCGAAGAAGCCGACGTCCTTGTCTTCCTGTTCCTTCAGTGAACCGAAGCGGTCTGGACGCGGATCTATGTAAATGAAGCGGCGATCGACTTCCCGATGCGCCGGGCGACCGCGCAGCCCCGCGATGGCCCCGGCAAAAGGTGCGTTCACGAGCACCGACCCGTCGATCAGCGATACGCTCTCGGTGGTGCCTTGCTCGACATGGACCGGCATGACCCGTTCGAGAAAGGCGTCGCGCCCCGTCCATTCGACATCGGCTTTGGCCGCCAGGGCATCGATTTCTTCGAACTTTAGCGGCGGAAACGCACCGGGGAAGCTGGACGTAGCTCGCGCCGCAAGCGTCAGCTCAAGTGGATGCGCCATCTGTCCGCCGAGCCTGCTCGCATGTGCCCGAAAAGCGATCGGCATGCGATGCTCGCTCTCCTCGACGACCGGAGGCGAGTTCAGCCGCAGCATCTCCAGATAACCGCGAAAATCGGTCGCGGTGACATAGAGATCGATGGGGTGGCCCGGCGGCAATAGCGGCGGATTGGCCGCTTCCTCGCGCATCGCTAACAAGGCTTCGTAGAGCAGGGTCGACATGCCGAGCCCCGAAAACGGCGGCTGAAACCAGCGGCCGCGCATGAAGTGCGAAACCTTGCGCCGCACCTCGGCGCGCGTTTCCGGCGCGACACTTTCGCTCACCACATTGCCTGGTCGGCGCAGCACCCATTCCACGAAAGGTTGCGCCCAGATCTTGCCGAAGCGCCAGACGATCTGTGCGTCGGGATCGATCAGCCGGTCGACATCGGCATTCTTTAGCCACAGTTCGGTCAGCGGCTCGAGCGAGCTGCCCGAATGGATGGCTTGGGCGAGAAAAACGGCATTGATGCCGCCCGCGCTCGCACCGGTCAGAATATCGGGCAGCACCCGCAACCGCAGCTGCTCACGTTCCTCGATTCGTCGGAGCAGCTCTCCGTAAATCCTGGCGCTGCCGGAAGGCGCGTCTTCGCCGGAATGATAAGCCCGGCTGGCCCGCGCAAGGTTCCATATCTCCTTGGTAACACCGTGCATGTAGACGGCCAGGCTGACCCCGCCGTAGCATACCAAGGCAATGCGAAGTTCCTTCTGCCGCATCCGGGGATTGTGCCGATTGCTTCACCCATTGGCAATTGCGTTCTCTTAATGTTCCGACTACTTGTCCGCCATGGCGAAGACCAAACGCAAATATGTCTGCCAGGCCTGCGGCACCGTGGCGCATCGTTGGCAGGGGCAATGCGCGGAATGTGCGGAGTGGAATTCGCTCGTCGAAGACGCGCCCGCGACTGTCTTTTCGCAAAAGCACGATCTTTCGAGCGGTGGGCGGGCCATCACATTCGTCGACCTCAACCAGCCCGGCCACGAGCTGACGCGGCGTACCACCGGGCTGGCGGAGTTCGATCGCGCGCTGGGCGGGGGGCTGGTCCCCGGCTCTGCCATCCTCATGGGCGGCGACCCGGGCATTGGCAAATCGACGCTGCTGTTGCAGGCCGCCGCCAGCATTGCCAAGTCTGGACAGCAAGTGGTCTATGTCAGCGGCGAGGAAGCCGCCGGACAGGTCCGCATGCGCGCCTCGCGGCTGGGCGTTGCCGATGCACCGCTCAAGCTCGCTTCTTCAACTTCGGTGCGCGATATCCTGACGACGCTCGGCAGCATGGACGCTCCGGCGCTGCTGGTCATCGATTCGATCCAGACCATGCATTCGGACACGATCGAAGGAGCGCCGGGCACGGTCAGCCAGGTTCGCGGATGCGCTTTCGAACTGATCCGCTATGCCAAGGAAAGCGGCACCGCGCTGGTCCTCGTCGGCCATGTCACGAAGGACGGCAATATCGCTGGCCCGCGCGTGCTGGAGCACATGGTCGATGTCGTCATGAGCTTCGAAGGCGAGCGCAGTCACCAGTACCGCATCCTACGCGCGCTCAAGAACCGTTTCGGCGCGGTCGACGAGATCGGTGTTTTCGCGATGGCGGGGCAGGGGCTCGAAGAGGTTGCCAACCCCTCGATGCTGTTCCTGTCCGGTCGCGACCAACCCTTGGCCGGCAGTGCCGTCTTTCCTGCTCTCGAAGGGACACGCCCGGTGCTGGTGGAAGTGCAGGCGCTGATCGTCCGGCTCCAGTCCGGTGCGACCCCGCGTCGGGCGGTCGTGGGTTGGGACAATGGCCGTCTAGCCATGCTGCTGGCGGTGCTGGAATCGCGGTGCGGGCTGAACTTCAGTTCGGCCGAGGTCTATCTGAACGTGGCGGGGGGCTATCGCTTGTCGGATCCGGCGGCCGACCTCGCCGTTGCCGCGGCGCTTGTTTCGGCGCTCGCCGACAAGCCGCTGCCCGAGAATTCGGTCTGGTTCGGTGAAGTTTCACTGGCGGGCGAGATACGCCCGGTGGCTCATGCCGGTCTGCGCTTGCGAGAAGCGGCCAAACTCGGCTTTTCGACCGGGTGCGGGCCGCAAAATGGTGGGGAGAAGGTTGGCAAGATGCGATATGCGCCCGTCGATCGCCTGGGCAAGCTCGTTGACCGGGTCATGGGTACCTCCTAATTCACCGGTCGTCATGACCATGTTCGATATCCTCGTCCTTCTGGTAGTCGGAGTTGCGGCGGTCGGCGGCTTCCTGCGCGGGTTTGTGCAGGAAGTGCTTTCGCTTGCGGCCTGGATCCTGGCCGTATTTGCCATCCGCTACATGCACACCCCGCTGCACCAGGCGATCGAACCCTATATCGGCACGCCGACAGCCTCATCCATTCTCGCGTTCGCATTGCTCCTGCTCATTCCCTACGCCGCGATGAAGCTGATCGCCGGGCGCGCGGGCGAGGGGACGCGAAACTCCATACTCGGACCGATCGACCGAGTACTCGGGTTCGGTTTCGGCGCGATCAAGGGCGCTATCGTGGTAGTGCTGGCCTTCTCGCTGCTCGTGATCGGTTACGACACGGTGTGGGGATACCAAGGACGTCCGACCTGGATCACAACTGCGCGGACCTATCCGGTCGTTAACGCGAGCACCGAGGCCATGGTCGAATACATATCCGAACGCCGCGCCAGGTTGCGGCAGCAGTCGGAAGAGTAATGGCGCAGGCAGGCAGTGCCGAACGGCTCTATACTGCGGATGTGCTGGGGCTCGCCGTGGAACTTGCGCGATACCCTTTGACCGGCGAATTTTTTGTTGTCGGGGAGGCACGTTCGCCGAGTTGCGGCAGCACGCTCCAGATAGGCCTCGACCTTACATCGCAATCGGGCGTCGAACGCATCGGGCTACAGGTCTCGGCCTGTGCAATAGGGCAGGCAAGCGCCGCCCTCTTCGCTCGCGATGCCAAGGGCCATACCCGCGTTTCGCTGGAGAACGGAATGCAGCGCGTCGCAAACTGGCTTGCCCGCGAAAGCGAGGAAGAGCCATGGGCCGGGCTCGATCGCGTCAGGGCCGCGCGGGAATATCCCGCCCGCCATGGTGCGATCCTGCTGCCGTGGAGAGCCGCGCTGGACGCGCTTTCCAAGGCGTGACGCTCCGGCTAGGACCGCCGATCTGACGCAACGGGGAGAGAGCGGGGCCATGAGAGACGCAGCAGCATCGAAGGGACGCGAGCCGAGCGAGAACGAGATCAAACTCGTCATCGGTGCCTCGTCCGCCGGGACCATCTTCGAATGGTACGATTTCTTCATCTACGGGACGCTCGCCTATATCCTCAAGGATGCGTTCTACGACGTCGACAACGAAACGCTGGGCTTGTTGCTGGTCTGGTCGACTTTTGCCGTGGGATTCGCCTTCCGCCCGATCGGCGCCGTGCTGTTCGGTTTCCTTGGAGACAAGTTGGGGCGCAAATATACCTTCCTCGTCACAGTGACCCTGATGGGTATAGCAACCGCAGGGGTCGGCCTGATACCGACCGTCGCGACGATCGGAATCGCGGCTCCGATCATCGTTATCCTGTTGCGCGTGATTCAGGGCCTGGCGCTGGGCGGGGAATACGGTGGCGCTGCCATCTATGTTGCCGAGCATGCCCCGCCGGAAAAGCGCGGCTTCTACACCAGCTTCATCCAGGCCAGTGTGGCCGGCGGCTTCGTCCTTTCTATTGCTGTCGTATTGGCGTGCCGCTTTCTTATTCCCGAGGATGATTTCGTGGCATGGGGCTGGCGCGTGCCGTTCCTGCTGTCGATCATTCTGCTTGGCATTTCGCTATGGATGCGGCTCAAACTGTCGGAAAGTCCGGTCTTTCAGGCGATGAAGGCAGAAGGCCAGATCGCCGGCAATCCCTTCGTCGAAAGTTTCACATATCCCGGCAACAAGAAGCGCATCTTCGTCGCCCTGTTCGGCGTGACCGGCATCCTGACCACGATCTGGTACACGGCCTTCTTCAGCGGGATGAGCTTCTTGCGCGGGCCGATGCATGTGGCCGACCTGACCGTGGAATTGATCCTGTTCGTGTCCGGCCTGATCGCCATGACTTTCTACGTCATGATCGGCAAATGGTCCGACACCATAGGACGCAAGAAACCAATCATGATCGGTGCAGTGTTGACGCTCCTGCTGCTGTTTCCGGCCTTCTGGGGCCTCGGTAGTCTTGCCAATCCCGGGCTTGAGCGAGCTGCGGCGGAAACGCCGATCACGGTCAGCGGGCCGCAATGCACGACCGATCCCTTCGCCGACCTCTTCGACCGCGAACAAACCGATTGCGGCAAGGTTCTCGAAACTCTGACCGCGTCGGGCGTGCCATATACTCTGGAAGCCGGCGAAACGCTGACGCTGAGTGCAGGCGGTCAGGCCATCGCGATCGATCCTGCATGGTTCGAAGACGGCACCGCTCGGCGCGAGGGAATCCGCGCGGCGCTGGGCGAATACGGATTCGACTTTTCGAAGCAGCAGCCCGGCATGGGCAATATCCTCGGCATCGTGGCAATTCTGCTCGGTCTGGGCATGCTTTCCGCGCTGACCTACGGCTCGGTCGCGGCACTGCTGTCGGAGATGTTCCCGCCGCGCATCCGCTACAGTTCCATGTCGATACCCTATCACATCGGGGCCGGCTATCTCGGCGGTTTCCTGCCGCTCATCGCGGGCGTGATCGTTGCCAGTACAGGTAATATCTATTCGGGGCTGTGGTACACCTGGATCGTGGTCGCCATCGGTATCGTCGTCTTGTGGTGGGGCGTTCCCGACGGACCGCCGCGCGACTTCGAAGACGCGCCGGCGACCTGACCGAGCGGTGGCGATCGAGTCTCCGCCCAGAACCCTGCGTCTCGATATCGATCGCGAGGCGCTGGAGGCCAATTGGCGGGCACTCGATCGCTTGTCCGGCAAGGCTAGGGCAGGGGCTGCGGTCAAGGCCGACTGCTACGGGTTGGGTGTCGACACATGCGTCCCCGTCTTGCGCGATGCGGGCGCGAGAGACTTCTTCGTAGCGCACTGGAGCGAGGTGGCCGACGTCGCGCGGCACGTACTGCCCGAACAAATCGCGGTATTGCACGGCGCCAACACTGCCGAGGAAGCAGAGTACGCGCGCAGCATCGGCGCGCGCCCGGTAGTCAATTCGCTGCACCAGGCAAATGTCTGGATCGATAGCGGTGGCGGCCCCTGCCACATGATGGTCGATACGGGCATTCACCGGCTCGGGATCGCGCCGTCCGAAGTCGCTGCCAACGTCATCCGGCAACTCGATGTCCAAGTGCTTATGTCGCATCTCTCCAGCGCTGACGAGGACACCCCTGTCAACGCAGCACAGCTCGAAGCCTTCCGCGCTCTGAAAGGTCAGTTGGGCGCACAGGAACTGAGCCTCGCCAACAGTGCAGGCATAGGCTTGAACGACGACTTCGCCTTCGATCTGACCCGGCCGGGTCTGTCGCTTTACGGCGGTGTGCAAAGGCCGGAACTGGCGGAGCATATCCGGCAAGTCGCCTATCCCAAGGCCGCGATCATTCAGGTCGCTGAACTGCGCGCGGGCGATCACGTGGGATACAACGGCGAGTTCACCGCGCCCGACGCGATGCGGGTCGGAACGGTCTCGCTCGGCTACGCAGACGGTTTCCTGAGAGCTTGGGGCGGCAAGGGCCTGGCGCTGTACCACGAAGGGCGATCCCTCCCGCTGCTGGGCAAGGTTTCGATGGACATGGTGGTGGTCGACCTTGCAGCCGAGCCGGACCTGAGCGTCGGCACCTGGCTCGATGTTCCATACGACCTCCCGCGCGCTTCCGAGGCGACCGGCCTCTCGCAATACGAACTCCTCACCATTCTGGGACAACGGTTCGCGCGCTGATTGCTGCACGTTGCACTGCACATATTGCAGATGCTAAGGCTCTGCTTTCTGCAGCATATTGCGCAGCATAAACTCGAGGCGGTACTCTTCTCCATGGCGAAAAAAGGCAGCAAGGACGGCGACCTCGTCGTCATCAAGAAATACGCCAATCGGCGGCTCTACAATACGCAAAGCTCGAGCTACATCACGCTGGATGACCTCTCGCAGATGACCCGCGAAGGTATCGATTTCCAGGTCGTCGACGCCAAGTCGGGCGACGACATCACGCACACGATCCTGACCCAGATCATCATGGAAGAGGAAACCGGTGGCCGACAGATGCTGCCCGTCAGTTTCCTGCGCGATATCATCTCGATGTACGGCAATTCGATGCAGGCGATGATGCCGAGCTATCTTGAAGCGAGCATGCAGAATTTTCGCCAGAACCAGGCGAAGATCCGCGAAGCCTTCGAGAAGGGCATTTCCGGCACGCCGCTGGCCGCCATTCACGAGACCAATCTGGCGATGATGAAGGCCGTCGGCGATGCCGTGTTCCCGGGCAGCAAAAGCAACGGCTCCAGACCGGTTGCGCAGGACGCCGAACTGGCTGCCCTCAAGAAGCAAATGGCTGAGATGCAGAAGAAGCTGGACGAGCTCGGCAAGTAAGGCCAAGCGTCCGCGCAATCTACCACCCATCATTCACAGGACAGGCGCACCCGTGTCGAACATCCGCCACGCCCTAACCGTAAAGCGAGAAGACGATTTCGCTGCCTGGTATCAGGCAGTCATCGCCGAGGCCGACCTTGCCGAAGAATCCGGCGTCCGCGGCTGCATGGTCATCAAGCCATGGGGCTACGGCATATGGGAACGCATCCAGCGCCTGCTCGACGACCGTATCAAGGCCACGGGCCATGAAAACGTTTACTTCCCGATCTTCATCCCGCTTTCCAATTTCGAGCGGGAGGCCGAGCATGTCGAGGGCTTTGCCAAGGAAATGGCAGTTGTCACTCACCACCGGCTGATCGGTGATGGCGAGGGCGGGTTGATCCCCGATCCCGAAGCCAAGCTGGAAGAGCCGCTCGTGGTGCGCCCCACATCGGAAACGATCTTCGGCGATGCCATGGCGCGCTGGATCCAAAGCTGGCGCGACCTGCCGTTGCTCACAAACCAATGGGCGAACGTCGTGCGCTGGGAAATGCGCACCCGCATGTTTCTGCGCACCAGCGAGTTCCTCTGGCAGGAAGGGCATACCGCGCACGCCACCGCAGAGGAGGCCAAGGAACACACCCTGACGATGCTAGAGGTCTATCGTGCGCATGCCGAGGAAGATCTGGCACTTCCGGTTATCGCCGGCGAGAAACCCGAGAACGAGCGCTTCCCGGGAGCGGTCGAGACATGGTCGATCGAAGCCATGATGCAGGATGGCAAGGCGCTGCAGGCCGGGACCAGCCACTATCTCGGGACCAACTTTTCCGAAGCGGCAAACATCAAATTCCAGGACCGAGAAGGCGGCGAAAAATATTGCCATACGACAAGCTGGGGCGTGTCGACCCGCATGATCGG carries:
- the dnaJ gene encoding molecular chaperone DnaJ, whose amino-acid sequence is MSPETDLYKLLGVDRGADAAAIKSAYRKLAMKYHPDRNPGDADAETHFKAVGAAYEVLKDPQKRAAYDRYGHAAFQNGGGGAGQPDFGDIGDIFETIFGSAFGGGGRQRQRRGADLRYDMQITLDEAFHGKDTQIEIEVSATCDTCSGSGAEPGTGTRGCNLCNGYGKVRAQQGFFMVERPCPNCHGRGEVLEEACHSCRGEGRVDKEQALKVEVPPGVDTGTRIRLSGKGEAGPRGAPPGDLYIFLHVKPHEVFERDGTSLVTRVPVSFTTAALGGCVTIPDLDGSTNAIDIPAGIQSGKQLRKRGAGMPVLQGRGRGDLVVEVLVETPTRLSKDQKAILEQFRETETGDECPQSRGFFDKIKEAFGA
- a CDS encoding MBL fold metallo-hydrolase — encoded protein: MKLAATFASLSLLALATSASAQRNFDDVEVTSEQIAPGIAVLFGAGGNIGVSYGEDGTILIDDQFAPLTAKIETAVANLGASPVKFLINTHYHGDHTGGNENFGKKGALIFAQKNVRMRLRDGRGEPSPIAPAPKEALPVVTYEQGLTLNVNGDTVDVMFLGGGHTDGDSVIFWHEDNVVHMGDLYFKIPGFPFIDVRSGGNVFSAMNSLDTVIRMIDGETRVIPGHGPMSNKAELVAYRAMIGDAVSRVQELKDAGNSLEDAVAAKPLEGFDRGEGFIDADGFVTAIYRSME
- a CDS encoding patatin-like protein — protein: MRQKELRIALVCYGGVSLAVYMHGVTKEIWNLARASRAYHSGEDAPSGSARIYGELLRRIEEREQLRLRVLPDILTGASAGGINAVFLAQAIHSGSSLEPLTELWLKNADVDRLIDPDAQIVWRFGKIWAQPFVEWVLRRPGNVVSESVAPETRAEVRRKVSHFMRGRWFQPPFSGLGMSTLLYEALLAMREEAANPPLLPPGHPIDLYVTATDFRGYLEMLRLNSPPVVEESEHRMPIAFRAHASRLGGQMAHPLELTLAARATSSFPGAFPPLKFEEIDALAAKADVEWTGRDAFLERVMPVHVEQGTTESVSLIDGSVLVNAPFAGAIAGLRGRPAHREVDRRFIYIDPRPDRFGSLKEQEDKDVGFFAAILGSLSTIPREQPIRDNLEELEAQSREAERLRRIVAGMRPEIEAAVEKLFGRTLFLNSPTPKRLVAWRNKAQQAAAERAGYAFQAYAQAKFNGIVERLAELVHDCAPQLMLPDALPIVGALRAELERRGLGSLAGDNGGASADAIAFFRAHDLGFRIRRLRLLARRLSRDWDADPELDDVALDEAREAIYEILSLYFDREGPEHLGGDFSLLAANIFADPGAVIDAFAERYLLPEVDDRAEEMLSAALEVMPKNLKRRMLLTYLGFPFYDVATLPLLGAEGLTEFDPIKVDRISPDDARSIREGGTRDTLRGTEFYNFGAFFSRNYRENDYLWGRLHGAERMIDLVCSTLESSPDENDCRSLKREAFLAILDAEIEAGRCARSLLDRLRGEVIEKLG
- the radA gene encoding DNA repair protein RadA translates to MAKTKRKYVCQACGTVAHRWQGQCAECAEWNSLVEDAPATVFSQKHDLSSGGRAITFVDLNQPGHELTRRTTGLAEFDRALGGGLVPGSAILMGGDPGIGKSTLLLQAAASIAKSGQQVVYVSGEEAAGQVRMRASRLGVADAPLKLASSTSVRDILTTLGSMDAPALLVIDSIQTMHSDTIEGAPGTVSQVRGCAFELIRYAKESGTALVLVGHVTKDGNIAGPRVLEHMVDVVMSFEGERSHQYRILRALKNRFGAVDEIGVFAMAGQGLEEVANPSMLFLSGRDQPLAGSAVFPALEGTRPVLVEVQALIVRLQSGATPRRAVVGWDNGRLAMLLAVLESRCGLNFSSAEVYLNVAGGYRLSDPAADLAVAAALVSALADKPLPENSVWFGEVSLAGEIRPVAHAGLRLREAAKLGFSTGCGPQNGGEKVGKMRYAPVDRLGKLVDRVMGTS
- a CDS encoding CvpA family protein, which produces MTMFDILVLLVVGVAAVGGFLRGFVQEVLSLAAWILAVFAIRYMHTPLHQAIEPYIGTPTASSILAFALLLLIPYAAMKLIAGRAGEGTRNSILGPIDRVLGFGFGAIKGAIVVVLAFSLLVIGYDTVWGYQGRPTWITTARTYPVVNASTEAMVEYISERRARLRQQSEE
- a CDS encoding iron-sulfur cluster assembly scaffold protein, producing the protein MAQAGSAERLYTADVLGLAVELARYPLTGEFFVVGEARSPSCGSTLQIGLDLTSQSGVERIGLQVSACAIGQASAALFARDAKGHTRVSLENGMQRVANWLARESEEEPWAGLDRVRAAREYPARHGAILLPWRAALDALSKA
- a CDS encoding MFS transporter translates to MRDAAASKGREPSENEIKLVIGASSAGTIFEWYDFFIYGTLAYILKDAFYDVDNETLGLLLVWSTFAVGFAFRPIGAVLFGFLGDKLGRKYTFLVTVTLMGIATAGVGLIPTVATIGIAAPIIVILLRVIQGLALGGEYGGAAIYVAEHAPPEKRGFYTSFIQASVAGGFVLSIAVVLACRFLIPEDDFVAWGWRVPFLLSIILLGISLWMRLKLSESPVFQAMKAEGQIAGNPFVESFTYPGNKKRIFVALFGVTGILTTIWYTAFFSGMSFLRGPMHVADLTVELILFVSGLIAMTFYVMIGKWSDTIGRKKPIMIGAVLTLLLLFPAFWGLGSLANPGLERAAAETPITVSGPQCTTDPFADLFDREQTDCGKVLETLTASGVPYTLEAGETLTLSAGGQAIAIDPAWFEDGTARREGIRAALGEYGFDFSKQQPGMGNILGIVAILLGLGMLSALTYGSVAALLSEMFPPRIRYSSMSIPYHIGAGYLGGFLPLIAGVIVASTGNIYSGLWYTWIVVAIGIVVLWWGVPDGPPRDFEDAPAT
- the alr gene encoding alanine racemase; its protein translation is MAIESPPRTLRLDIDREALEANWRALDRLSGKARAGAAVKADCYGLGVDTCVPVLRDAGARDFFVAHWSEVADVARHVLPEQIAVLHGANTAEEAEYARSIGARPVVNSLHQANVWIDSGGGPCHMMVDTGIHRLGIAPSEVAANVIRQLDVQVLMSHLSSADEDTPVNAAQLEAFRALKGQLGAQELSLANSAGIGLNDDFAFDLTRPGLSLYGGVQRPELAEHIRQVAYPKAAIIQVAELRAGDHVGYNGEFTAPDAMRVGTVSLGYADGFLRAWGGKGLALYHEGRSLPLLGKVSMDMVVVDLAAEPDLSVGTWLDVPYDLPRASEATGLSQYELLTILGQRFAR
- the phaR gene encoding polyhydroxyalkanoate synthesis repressor PhaR, which produces MAKKGSKDGDLVVIKKYANRRLYNTQSSSYITLDDLSQMTREGIDFQVVDAKSGDDITHTILTQIIMEEETGGRQMLPVSFLRDIISMYGNSMQAMMPSYLEASMQNFRQNQAKIREAFEKGISGTPLAAIHETNLAMMKAVGDAVFPGSKSNGSRPVAQDAELAALKKQMAEMQKKLDELGK
- the proS gene encoding proline--tRNA ligase, with the protein product MSNIRHALTVKREDDFAAWYQAVIAEADLAEESGVRGCMVIKPWGYGIWERIQRLLDDRIKATGHENVYFPIFIPLSNFEREAEHVEGFAKEMAVVTHHRLIGDGEGGLIPDPEAKLEEPLVVRPTSETIFGDAMARWIQSWRDLPLLTNQWANVVRWEMRTRMFLRTSEFLWQEGHTAHATAEEAKEHTLTMLEVYRAHAEEDLALPVIAGEKPENERFPGAVETWSIEAMMQDGKALQAGTSHYLGTNFSEAANIKFQDREGGEKYCHTTSWGVSTRMIGGVIMTHGDDDGLKVPPRIAPYQVVILPMLRDKPEDDALLAYCEDLRGKLITESAMGEPVRVLLDKKPGKAAAKRWNWVRKGAPIVIEVGGRDMENGVVSLLRRDELWNEETGKPAFQAPTPAQLTDEIASMLDSIQAGMFGTAQTWRNANVMSGCTSFEQLRDHYSDGKKHVGWVEVQWSKPTGQELEKVVEKLKDLKLTIRNVPMDTPAPTGSCIFTGKPAVEWIYVAKAY